In Bacteroidota bacterium, a genomic segment contains:
- a CDS encoding right-handed parallel beta-helix repeat-containing protein, which translates to MKFRNLLLLFYFVFLSSLNINAQPLTGTKTIDNSGSGDYSTFFAAIDALNSNGVGSGGVTFLVMDGQTFNSAPLTITATGTADNQIVFKQSGTGVKPIIIFTGSSGTQAGFQLNGSDYITFDGFDIRDAGTEMENGFQLYGSASDGCQYNTIKNCVIDLDKSGTSDNGFHIQSNATSFAGTNSYNKFYNNEVKDCFKGYYFYGYSDANADIGNEINSTSGGESKIENISSTGINIYYQKQFSIKNTTFKNFSNSIPLSTLYGVYIQAGENNTITISNCNFISFLGGGDTYAIRSTAGDTLNIYSNNISDIIYTGSSFYSAFGLYIYAKTANIYNNMISGISSASSTHGIVGACGIFLHSGINVNMFYNSVLLNYVSTNSGNKSSVLYIPTNNHTLVHFSNNIFINNVNVTTGALAVAFMKGISGKYIINLSTKSNNNLYYAGTPSSKNLILYDGTTSCQTIAEYKTYVSSRPLDQKAITENVPFISSSAPYDLHINPASMTLLESAGIPINSPLVITDDIDGDLRNTTTPDIGADEGNFLSNDINPPDISYTLLSHTESPLNRAVTGVVITDYSGINVSPGTKPRLYFKRNKDSNDYTGNTSSTNGWKWIETNNASSPFEFTIDYSLLFNSGVSAGDVIQYFITAQDNNSTPNVQINSGTFNLQPASVAMNASAFPITGTINSYRISFNGTYSVGSGYKYTSLTQANGLFQAISAGSFSGNVEIQITSDLTENGAFALSQWQETGGGNYTLTISSFSNEMKTISGSSETGLIKIFGCSRVIFDGSFNGSGEYFTFRSTHIVSPVFFINDNSSYNALKNLIIESSSVNFENAAVKLGSGTNIGNIIQNCIIRETITPPSTLRHGIYVSGAGNRDTQILNNNIYDFGTSAIVLHGGCNNTLIEGNSIYHTHPSQLNYVYAIHLRNSNLTKVLRNKIYGLVLS; encoded by the coding sequence ATGAAATTCAGAAATCTTTTACTGTTGTTTTACTTTGTGTTTTTATCATCACTAAATATAAATGCACAGCCGCTAACTGGCACTAAAACAATTGATAACTCAGGCAGCGGTGATTACTCTACATTCTTTGCTGCAATTGATGCATTAAACTCTAACGGTGTTGGTTCGGGTGGAGTTACCTTTCTGGTTATGGATGGCCAAACTTTTAATTCTGCACCACTTACAATAACTGCAACAGGAACCGCTGATAATCAAATAGTATTTAAACAATCAGGGACAGGTGTAAAACCAATAATTATTTTTACTGGAAGCAGCGGAACTCAAGCCGGATTTCAATTAAACGGAAGCGACTACATCACATTTGATGGTTTTGATATTCGTGATGCTGGAACCGAAATGGAAAATGGATTTCAATTATATGGAAGCGCATCCGACGGCTGTCAATACAACACGATTAAGAACTGCGTTATAGATTTGGATAAATCTGGAACAAGTGATAATGGATTTCACATTCAGTCAAACGCAACTTCTTTTGCCGGAACTAACAGTTATAATAAGTTTTACAATAATGAAGTTAAGGATTGTTTCAAAGGATATTACTTTTATGGCTATTCTGATGCCAATGCAGATATTGGCAATGAAATTAATTCAACTTCTGGCGGCGAAAGTAAAATTGAAAATATTTCCTCAACAGGAATCAATATTTACTATCAAAAACAATTTTCGATTAAAAATACAACCTTTAAAAATTTTTCAAACTCAATCCCTTTAAGCACTTTATACGGGGTTTACATCCAGGCAGGTGAAAATAATACAATTACTATTTCAAACTGTAATTTTATTAGCTTCTTAGGCGGTGGAGATACTTATGCAATAAGATCAACAGCGGGCGATACACTAAATATTTACAGCAACAATATTTCGGACATCATTTATACAGGTAGCTCCTTCTACTCTGCATTTGGTTTATATATTTATGCAAAAACGGCTAACATTTATAACAATATGATCAGTGGAATATCCAGTGCATCTTCTACACATGGAATAGTGGGTGCTTGCGGAATTTTTCTACACAGCGGAATAAATGTTAATATGTTTTATAACTCAGTGCTATTAAATTATGTCAGCACTAATTCCGGCAATAAAAGTTCTGTATTATATATTCCTACTAATAATCACACATTAGTTCATTTCAGTAACAATATTTTTATTAACAATGTTAATGTAACAACAGGAGCCCTTGCGGTCGCTTTTATGAAAGGAATATCGGGAAAATACATTATTAACTTATCAACAAAGTCCAACAACAATCTTTATTACGCCGGCACGCCAAGTTCAAAAAATTTAATATTATATGATGGAACGACCTCATGTCAAACAATAGCAGAATACAAAACCTATGTTTCATCCCGACCGCTCGACCAAAAAGCGATTACAGAAAACGTTCCGTTTATTAGCAGTAGTGCACCATACGATTTGCACATTAATCCCGCAAGTATGACTTTGCTGGAAAGTGCGGGAATTCCTATTAATTCGCCGCTTGTAATCACTGACGATATTGATGGTGATCTTCGCAATACAACAACTCCGGATATTGGCGCCGATGAGGGTAATTTTTTGTCAAACGATATTAACCCGCCTGATATATCTTATACATTACTATCGCACACAGAAAGTCCTTTGAATAGAGCGGTAACAGGTGTTGTAATAACTGATTACAGTGGAATTAATGTTTCGCCAGGAACTAAACCAAGATTGTACTTCAAGCGAAACAAAGATTCCAACGATTACACCGGCAACACAAGCTCGACAAACGGTTGGAAGTGGATAGAAACAAACAATGCATCGTCGCCGTTTGAATTCACGATTGACTATTCGTTGTTGTTTAACAGCGGCGTGAGTGCCGGAGATGTTATTCAATATTTTATAACAGCTCAGGATAATAATTCAACGCCTAATGTTCAAATTAATTCTGGTACGTTTAATTTACAGCCAGCTTCTGTTGCGATGAATGCTTCGGCATTTCCGATAACCGGAACTATCAACAGCTACCGTATCTCGTTCAACGGAACCTACAGCGTTGGCTCTGGATACAAATATACATCGCTCACGCAAGCAAATGGTTTGTTCCAAGCAATTAGTGCCGGTTCTTTTTCGGGAAATGTTGAAATACAAATTACTTCCGACCTTACAGAAAACGGCGCATTCGCATTATCACAGTGGCAAGAAACCGGCGGAGGCAATTACACACTCACTATTTCTTCTTTTAGTAATGAAATGAAAACAATTTCCGGTTCGAGCGAAACGGGACTGATTAAAATATTTGGCTGTTCAAGAGTAATTTTTGATGGAAGTTTTAATGGTAGTGGTGAATATTTTACTTTTAGAAGCACTCATATAGTTAGCCCTGTTTTTTTTATTAATGATAATTCCAGTTATAACGCACTTAAAAACCTGATTATTGAAAGCTCTTCAGTTAATTTTGAGAACGCAGCTGTTAAACTGGGATCAGGAACAAATATTGGTAATATTATTCAGAATTGTATTATAAGAGAAACTATTACCCCTCCTTCTACTTTAAGACACGGGATATATGTATCTGGAGCTGGTAATCGCGATACCCAAATATTAAATAATAACATATATGATTTTGGAACTTCAGCAATAGTATTACATGGCGGCTGCAATAACACTTTGATTGAGGGTAATTCAATTTATCATACACATCCATCTCAATTAAACTATGTATATGCAATACATCTAAGGAATAGCAACTTAACAAAAGTGTTAAGAAATAAAATATATGGACTAGTGTTAAGTTAA
- a CDS encoding T9SS type A sorting domain-containing protein, translated as MKTIFVIIGLIIILSPSTFCQSEATICYNLFRSSYEITEFGQSVVDEAAWVVWLTRSLNSNVLTLTGTITQSTSNYDVWLYSSTPTNQLRVVYANGFTEVFIFSSVDGYFGSSWESLSRSHNMNYRVTVTNFTDIQVQSQSIPNPPGTGAVNFQRQFNGYVIDAGTTWTFNINHTGRDSAVVDYNWAHKKYSELVTGTSSTSSMSFTINESYFTELIYYNNVYTQQKRITNNSSVSVGGVTYKYQNAYVNWIGQTQFADSANAGRFNVAIEQDKWYASGTLLKNDAHLGNVIFGLPPQPTGQYGNSLYIQTINSDKYLIHPLLRWWLTVDVIKSDELPQEFHLSQNYPNPFNPSTVIIYQVPADVGRNGISTYKVTLKVYNILGQEVATLVNETQDAGFKSVEWNASGMASGVYMLRMEAGNPSSNGRQVPRQIYVNTKKMILVR; from the coding sequence ATGAAAACGATATTCGTTATCATCGGACTGATAATTATTTTGTCGCCATCAACATTTTGTCAGAGCGAAGCCACTATCTGTTACAATCTTTTTCGGTCATCTTATGAAATAACAGAGTTTGGTCAATCAGTCGTAGATGAAGCTGCTTGGGTTGTCTGGTTAACGAGGAGTTTAAATAGTAATGTCCTAACTTTGACGGGTACGATAACTCAGAGTACATCGAACTATGATGTTTGGTTATATTCTTCCACACCCACAAACCAGCTAAGGGTAGTATATGCAAACGGGTTCACTGAGGTTTTTATATTTTCATCGGTTGATGGATATTTTGGAAGTTCATGGGAATCGTTGTCGAGATCGCATAATATGAATTACCGTGTTACTGTAACCAATTTTACCGATATTCAGGTTCAGAGTCAGTCTATTCCAAATCCGCCGGGGACTGGTGCGGTTAACTTTCAAAGACAGTTCAATGGTTATGTAATTGATGCTGGGACTACATGGACTTTCAATATTAATCATACGGGACGTGATAGCGCCGTTGTCGATTACAATTGGGCTCACAAAAAGTATTCGGAATTAGTTACTGGGACATCCAGTACTTCAAGTATGTCGTTTACAATAAATGAATCATATTTTACTGAATTAATTTATTATAACAATGTGTACACACAACAAAAACGGATTACGAATAATAGCTCTGTAAGTGTAGGAGGAGTAACATATAAATACCAAAATGCTTATGTAAATTGGATTGGTCAAACACAATTTGCTGATTCAGCAAATGCCGGGCGTTTTAATGTTGCAATCGAGCAAGATAAATGGTACGCAAGTGGAACTTTACTAAAAAATGACGCTCATCTCGGGAATGTTATTTTCGGTCTTCCGCCCCAACCTACAGGGCAATATGGGAATTCTTTATATATCCAGACCATTAATAGTGATAAGTATTTGATTCACCCACTGCTGAGGTGGTGGCTAACAGTTGATGTCATAAAATCAGATGAACTTCCTCAAGAGTTTCATCTTTCACAAAACTATCCCAATCCGTTCAACCCGTCAACAGTTATTATTTATCAGGTACCCGCTGATGTAGGTCGAAATGGCATTTCGACCTATAAGGTGACGCTTAAGGTGTACAACATACTTGGACAAGAAGTAGCAACACTCGTGAATGAGACCCAAGACGCAGGATTCAAGTCGGTGGAGTGGAATGCAAGCGGAATGGCGAGCGGTGTTTATATGTTAAGAATGGAAGCAGGAAATCCTTCGTCAAACGGTAGGCAGGTCCCACGTCAGATTTATGTGAACACTAAAAAAATGATTTTGGTAAGATAG
- a CDS encoding M4 family metallopeptidase, with product MKYLKIVLLLFIIPMFAFITNNPGMKTSTDVVKFFNHNAKEGLETLQNKVGHQVGVQWNEFNSTPTFVTGKLTAPGYSSSSDKSVDGIRFLFENKELFGLREPDKELKLISDIKDEMGMTHIKYQQQVNGVKIFQGQLIVHFNSDGSIECVNGRYFPTPDMNNTPKIDNLSAIQIAKKSLSNYKSTGEAAELNIYSKGVKLLLVYAVSLPSYSNPMMTVFIDANTGEVIKIDDGIRYDGPAVGSGIALDGNVKTVHSYLYGGKYYMIDASLPMYVAPIESLKGIIRTYDAQNDTTGNGYMSATVVTDSNNDNNFNDTERMKAAVSAHHFTRETYQMYKSRFNRNSIDNAGMTMENVVHYGIKLNNAYWNGFFMTYGDGDGVVFSNLAGSFDVIAHEITHGVTQKTANLVYELQPGAMNENMSDVFAVIADSADWLVGEDVFTPGTPGDGLRSMQDPHNGYTQGHPNWLPAHMDEFVTLPNDPQNDHGGVHINCGILNKAFYNVASVIGRSKAGWIWYRSLTTYLTNNSQFVDLRNACLNSAKDLFGNGSTEYNIVASGFTAVGIESSGGQTYSLSYDDNDPYTGVYESDANWELAVRFTPPVPNVKVSNIKILLVGENNPYGNGRFTLKMYKADGNGSLPGTSILSPSTIVPQQAGWLSINLSNVNPNGDFYVSVKYDGYNQPLIGADPPPGNQRAYEYNNVSWYKLTSPYDYTLFMRATVVTLTSVFEIDTKVPQKFTIAQNYPNPFNPQTSFRYELPTPSYVRLDVYDISGRRVVTLVDNNQQPGTYEATWNGKNDDGVNVASGVYYYRIEVIDQFNSNNKHVEINKMLLIK from the coding sequence ATGAAATATCTAAAAATAGTTTTGCTGTTGTTTATTATTCCTATGTTCGCTTTTATAACGAACAATCCAGGGATGAAAACATCTACCGATGTTGTGAAGTTTTTTAATCACAATGCTAAAGAAGGATTGGAAACATTGCAGAATAAAGTCGGTCATCAGGTCGGAGTGCAGTGGAATGAATTCAACTCAACTCCAACGTTCGTTACAGGAAAATTGACTGCGCCAGGATATTCCAGCTCATCCGATAAGTCAGTCGATGGTATCAGATTTTTATTTGAGAATAAAGAATTATTTGGCTTGAGGGAACCGGACAAAGAACTAAAGCTGATTTCTGATATAAAAGACGAGATGGGAATGACGCACATTAAATATCAACAACAAGTTAACGGTGTAAAAATCTTTCAAGGTCAATTAATTGTACACTTCAATTCTGACGGTTCGATAGAATGTGTGAATGGAAGATATTTCCCAACGCCTGATATGAACAACACCCCTAAAATCGACAATTTATCTGCAATCCAGATCGCGAAAAAATCCCTCAGCAATTATAAATCAACAGGCGAAGCTGCTGAATTAAACATCTACTCAAAAGGTGTTAAGTTGTTGCTTGTATATGCAGTATCATTGCCTTCTTATTCTAACCCAATGATGACTGTTTTTATTGATGCTAATACCGGTGAAGTTATAAAAATCGATGACGGTATTAGATACGATGGACCGGCTGTCGGTTCAGGTATAGCTTTGGATGGGAATGTTAAAACAGTCCATTCCTATCTGTATGGTGGGAAATATTATATGATTGATGCGAGTTTACCAATGTATGTGGCACCAATTGAAAGCTTAAAAGGAATAATAAGAACATACGATGCTCAAAACGATACAACTGGTAACGGGTATATGAGTGCAACTGTTGTAACTGACTCCAATAATGATAATAACTTTAACGATACCGAGAGAATGAAAGCTGCAGTGAGTGCACACCATTTTACTCGGGAAACATATCAAATGTACAAATCCCGCTTCAATAGGAATAGTATTGATAATGCAGGGATGACGATGGAGAATGTGGTTCACTACGGAATCAAGCTCAATAATGCGTATTGGAATGGTTTCTTCATGACATATGGAGACGGCGATGGTGTAGTATTTTCAAACCTTGCGGGTTCATTTGATGTTATAGCGCATGAAATTACGCACGGTGTAACACAAAAAACGGCAAATCTTGTATACGAATTACAACCAGGCGCCATGAATGAAAATATGTCCGATGTTTTTGCGGTTATCGCTGATAGCGCCGATTGGCTCGTTGGGGAAGATGTTTTTACACCAGGTACACCGGGAGACGGACTCAGAAGTATGCAAGACCCACACAACGGATATACCCAAGGGCATCCAAATTGGCTGCCTGCTCATATGGACGAATTTGTTACTTTACCGAACGATCCCCAGAATGACCATGGTGGAGTTCATATAAATTGTGGTATTTTAAATAAAGCATTCTATAATGTTGCTTCGGTTATCGGCCGTTCAAAAGCGGGTTGGATTTGGTACAGGTCGTTGACTACATATCTTACAAACAATTCGCAGTTTGTTGATTTACGCAATGCTTGTTTAAACTCTGCAAAAGATTTATTCGGCAATGGTTCAACAGAATACAACATAGTGGCGAGCGGTTTCACTGCTGTTGGCATCGAAAGCAGCGGAGGTCAGACTTATAGTTTATCGTATGACGATAACGACCCATATACGGGTGTTTACGAATCAGATGCTAATTGGGAATTAGCCGTCCGATTTACTCCACCCGTGCCGAATGTTAAAGTATCAAATATAAAAATTTTACTTGTCGGAGAAAATAATCCTTATGGAAATGGCCGATTTACATTGAAAATGTATAAGGCAGATGGAAATGGTAGTTTACCGGGAACTTCGATACTGAGCCCATCAACGATAGTTCCTCAACAAGCAGGCTGGCTATCTATCAATTTATCGAATGTCAATCCAAACGGTGATTTTTATGTTAGTGTAAAATATGATGGATACAATCAACCGTTAATAGGCGCAGACCCACCGCCGGGCAATCAGAGAGCTTATGAGTATAATAACGTAAGTTGGTATAAATTAACTTCACCCTATGATTACACATTATTCATGCGTGCGACAGTCGTTACGTTAACAAGTGTTTTCGAAATTGACACGAAAGTTCCCCAAAAATTCACTATTGCGCAAAACTATCCTAATCCATTTAATCCTCAGACTTCTTTTCGATATGAGTTACCAACGCCCTCATATGTAAGATTGGATGTTTATGATATAAGTGGTAGGCGGGTAGTTACCCTTGTCGATAACAATCAACAGCCAGGCACTTATGAAGCGACTTGGAATGGAAAAAATGATGATGGTGTGAATGTGGCAAGCGGTGTTTATTATTATCGAATCGAAGTCATTGATCAATTCAACTCCAATAATAAGCATGTTGAAATAAACAAAATGCTGCTAATAAAATAA
- a CDS encoding T9SS type A sorting domain-containing protein — MKYLLMLIFITQQVCTQNSKVPWSSFNMGFAESKISNTNIKSVAGQNFVGTSGYGNSFIESGLLADTLFRDIFVGIKDQIPLPSVFELYQNYPNPFNPTTTIKYDLPTSQHVTIRVYNLLGQEVMTLVDEFQQPGYKSMLLDLSNLASSVYFYRINTGDFVAVKKFVMLK; from the coding sequence ATGAAATATCTTCTAATGCTAATATTCATCACTCAACAAGTTTGCACACAAAATTCCAAAGTACCTTGGTCATCTTTCAACATGGGTTTTGCTGAATCGAAAATCAGTAACACAAACATAAAGTCGGTTGCGGGACAAAACTTTGTTGGAACTTCTGGATATGGGAATAGCTTTATTGAATCTGGTTTGCTGGCAGACACCCTTTTTCGCGACATATTCGTAGGTATAAAAGATCAAATTCCTCTACCATCGGTTTTTGAACTCTATCAAAACTATCCCAATCCTTTTAACCCTACTACTACAATTAAATATGATTTGCCAACGAGTCAACATGTAACTATACGTGTTTATAATTTATTGGGGCAAGAGGTAATGACTTTGGTAGATGAGTTTCAGCAACCTGGGTATAAATCTATGCTGCTTGATTTAAGTAATCTCGCCAGCAGTGTGTACTTCTATCGAATAAATACCGGTGATTTTGTTGCTGTCAAGAAATTTGTAATGTTGAAATAA